A genomic segment from Nitrospira sp. encodes:
- a CDS encoding superoxide dismutase, which yields MVITQAYQAKQFQLSGLNGISDKTLEMHFKLYEGYVRETNRLTERIAGFLKDGTVDQEEMPAYSEITRRLGFEYNGMVLHEYYFDNLKRHGSGDPDHSSAFRKEAETSFGSYATWRTDFASIARLRGVGWAICYRNPTNGRLSNHWITLHEIGNVAGFTPLLVLDVWEHAFILDYKPSDRAKYIEAFFANVDWDVVGKRLATGLGR from the coding sequence ATGGTGATTACGCAAGCCTATCAAGCGAAGCAGTTCCAATTGAGCGGTCTCAACGGCATCTCGGACAAGACGCTGGAGATGCACTTTAAACTGTACGAAGGGTATGTCCGAGAAACCAACCGGCTCACAGAGCGGATCGCCGGGTTTCTGAAGGACGGCACGGTGGATCAGGAAGAAATGCCCGCCTATTCGGAGATCACGCGCCGCCTCGGATTCGAATACAATGGGATGGTGCTGCATGAATATTATTTCGATAACCTGAAACGGCACGGATCAGGCGATCCGGATCACTCGTCTGCGTTTCGCAAGGAGGCCGAGACGAGCTTCGGCAGCTACGCGACCTGGAGAACGGATTTCGCGAGCATCGCCAGATTGCGCGGGGTGGGTTGGGCGATCTGTTATCGCAATCCGACGAACGGCCGTCTCTCGAACCATTGGATCACATTGCATGAGATCGGGAACGTGGCCGGTTTCACTCCCTTGCTCGTCTTGGACGTGTGGGAACACGCGTTCATTTTGGACTACAAACCGTCGGATAGAGCGAAGTATATCGAGGCCTTTTTCGCCAATGTCGACTGGGATGTTGTGGGCAAACGTTTGGCGACCGGTCTTGGGCGTTGA
- a CDS encoding Two-component system sensor histidine kinase, whose amino-acid sequence MRHVQDFMERKGFLSGLSVENAVRPMILDSWTRCVQGGLPTEPQSLTLRRVSDDELSQRLEHNRELVEITRPYLRLISTVLEPITHTAYLVDRQGIVLESSGNVPDLSRNVELLPGYDWSERAMGTNGAGTALATRQAVAVIGAEHFMRHLHDCVSTAAPVHDAAGVIIGALAVAGSTTDAAPDRLKLIAQLASMIGQGLSSGPEATNASGAYKTVARDWKHT is encoded by the coding sequence ATGCGACACGTGCAAGACTTTATGGAAAGAAAAGGATTTCTCTCTGGTCTGTCGGTCGAGAACGCAGTGCGACCCATGATCCTGGATTCATGGACCCGTTGCGTTCAGGGCGGACTGCCCACCGAGCCTCAATCGCTCACCCTCCGGCGAGTGAGCGACGACGAGCTGTCACAACGCCTGGAACACAACCGCGAGTTGGTCGAGATTACCCGACCGTACCTTCGCCTGATCTCAACGGTCCTCGAACCGATCACACACACGGCCTATCTCGTCGATCGTCAAGGCATTGTCCTAGAAAGCTCCGGAAACGTTCCGGATCTCAGTCGCAACGTCGAACTCCTTCCGGGCTATGATTGGTCGGAGCGCGCGATGGGAACGAATGGCGCAGGAACGGCGTTGGCGACGAGGCAGGCCGTCGCAGTGATCGGCGCCGAACACTTCATGCGGCACTTACACGACTGCGTGTCCACCGCCGCGCCCGTCCATGATGCGGCCGGTGTCATAATCGGAGCGCTCGCGGTCGCCGGCTCGACAACGGACGCAGCCCCGGACCGTCTGAAACTCATCGCTCAACTCGCTTCCATGATCGGGCAAGGGCTGTCATCGGGGCCCGAAGCGACGAACGCATCCGGAGCTTACAAGACCGTTGCGCGCGACTGGAAACACACATGA
- a CDS encoding Two-component transcriptional response regulator, LuxR family yields the protein MFKILIADDFPVLRAGVKELVSRVMPVTIGEAADIPEMLRLIRTQTWDTLVLDINMPGGSSIDALREVKRDYPKLPILVLSMYPEEQYALRMFKAGANGYLTKTAIPAELVQAIKKVLGGGNYVTPLIGEQLAVAYGFPSTHRDQLSNRELEVLRLIASGKTCTEIAAELSLSATTIITYRARILEKLHLRNNMELTRYALEQKLIF from the coding sequence ATGTTTAAAATTCTGATCGCCGATGATTTCCCGGTCCTTCGAGCAGGCGTCAAAGAGCTCGTGAGCAGGGTCATGCCCGTCACGATCGGTGAGGCCGCCGATATTCCGGAAATGCTCCGGCTCATCCGGACTCAAACCTGGGATACCCTCGTGTTGGACATCAATATGCCGGGGGGGAGCTCGATCGATGCGCTGCGGGAGGTCAAACGCGACTATCCCAAGCTCCCGATCCTGGTGCTGAGCATGTATCCGGAAGAACAGTATGCGTTACGGATGTTCAAAGCCGGCGCCAACGGATACCTCACCAAAACGGCCATCCCTGCCGAATTGGTGCAAGCCATCAAGAAAGTGCTCGGCGGCGGCAACTATGTCACCCCGCTGATCGGCGAGCAACTTGCCGTGGCCTACGGATTCCCCTCCACGCATCGGGACCAGCTCAGCAATCGCGAACTGGAGGTCTTACGGCTGATCGCTTCGGGCAAGACCTGCACGGAAATCGCCGCCGAACTGTCGTTGAGCGCGACGACCATCATCACCTACCGTGCGCGCATTCTCGAGAAACTCCACTTGAGAAACAACATGGAACTCACGCGATACGCGCTGGAACAGAAACTGATCTTCTAA
- a CDS encoding Glycogen phosphorylase, which translates to MTEPPLIMLRTLPEELKPLAELALDVRWTWDHTSDKLWKTLDPDIWEQTRNPRSVLQYVPHERLEQAAQDPLFRKELQQVVVARQSYLAERGWCRERYPAPALKTIAYFSMEFGLGEALPLYAGGLGMLAGDVLKTASDLDVPLVGIGLLYQEGYFRQILDSNGWQIEAYPYNDPVSLPVQPLLLSTGEWLRIPFELPGRTVFLRVWFVQVGRVKLYLLDSNDPLNSAADRGITSKLYDARPELRLVQEMALGIGGWCALVTLGIEVEICHLNEGHAAFAVVERARAAMEKTGQSFAEALCATRAGNVFTTHTPVAAGFDVFSPDLMQRYFREYVIRLGITMEEFLRLGRTYPENPAEPFTMAALAMRGSLMVNGVSKLHGTVSRRLFQPFFPRWPEREVPVMSVTNGVHVPSWDSEWADRLWTEACGKERWHGLLAELPKAIRDLSDEELWNFRKQGRQALVEYARRRLVHQYQVLGADPEAVSAIRQALDPQALTLGFARRFTAYKRPTLLLHDAERLARLLNHPERPVQLVVAGKAHPQDEEGKRLVQQLVRFVRWPLVRQRVIFLTDYDMVLAQHLVQGVDVWINTPRRPWEACGTSGMKVLVNGGLNLSELDGWWAEAYSPEVGWALGDGREHDDPAWDAVEAGQLYDLLEREIVPAFYARDARGIPAGWVARITESMARLTTLFSSNRMLREYVETLYLPASRDYRKRIAKGGSLVKHLLAWKAALEQQWPNIRFGEVRVTRDKREWRFSAPVHLGGLDPADVRVELYADPGGGEDRVCLPLVREETTSTAPGWHLFRGSAQSARPADHFTLRVVPAHPEAAVPLENHHILWAR; encoded by the coding sequence ATGACTGAGCCTCCGCTCATAATGCTCCGTACCCTTCCTGAGGAGTTGAAGCCCCTCGCGGAACTGGCGCTCGACGTCAGATGGACGTGGGACCATACCAGCGACAAACTCTGGAAGACGCTTGATCCCGACATCTGGGAGCAGACCCGTAATCCTCGATCGGTGCTCCAGTATGTCCCGCACGAGCGGTTGGAACAGGCGGCGCAGGATCCCCTGTTCAGAAAGGAGCTGCAACAGGTCGTCGTCGCGAGGCAGAGCTATCTGGCCGAGCGCGGATGGTGTCGCGAGCGCTATCCTGCGCCGGCGCTCAAGACGATCGCCTATTTCAGCATGGAGTTCGGGCTGGGCGAAGCGCTGCCGCTCTATGCGGGCGGGCTGGGAATGCTGGCGGGTGATGTGCTCAAGACCGCGAGCGATCTCGACGTGCCGCTGGTCGGCATCGGCCTGCTCTATCAAGAAGGCTATTTCCGCCAAATTCTGGATTCGAACGGCTGGCAAATCGAGGCCTACCCATATAATGATCCCGTCAGTCTGCCGGTGCAGCCGCTCTTGCTGTCCACCGGCGAATGGCTTCGCATTCCGTTCGAACTACCCGGGCGTACCGTGTTTCTTCGTGTCTGGTTCGTGCAAGTCGGCCGGGTGAAGCTGTATCTGCTGGATAGCAACGATCCCCTCAACAGCGCCGCCGACCGTGGTATCACCAGTAAGCTGTACGATGCCCGGCCGGAACTCCGTCTGGTTCAAGAAATGGCGTTGGGAATCGGCGGGTGGTGCGCGCTCGTCACGCTGGGGATCGAGGTGGAAATCTGCCATCTGAACGAAGGACATGCGGCCTTTGCCGTGGTGGAGCGGGCTCGTGCCGCCATGGAGAAGACCGGGCAGTCTTTCGCCGAAGCCTTGTGCGCCACGCGGGCCGGTAATGTCTTCACCACACATACTCCGGTAGCCGCCGGGTTCGACGTCTTCTCGCCGGACTTGATGCAGCGGTATTTTCGCGAGTATGTGATCCGATTGGGAATAACGATGGAAGAATTCCTTCGCCTGGGCCGGACATATCCGGAGAATCCGGCGGAACCCTTCACCATGGCGGCGCTGGCCATGCGGGGAAGCCTGATGGTGAACGGAGTCAGCAAACTGCACGGCACGGTCAGCCGTCGGTTGTTTCAGCCGTTTTTTCCGCGGTGGCCGGAGCGCGAGGTGCCGGTCATGTCCGTGACCAACGGGGTGCATGTGCCGTCGTGGGATTCGGAATGGGCGGATCGGCTCTGGACGGAGGCATGCGGCAAGGAGCGATGGCACGGGCTCTTGGCGGAACTCCCCAAAGCGATCCGCGACTTGTCGGACGAAGAACTCTGGAATTTCCGTAAGCAAGGCCGGCAGGCGCTCGTGGAATATGCGCGCCGGCGGCTGGTGCACCAATATCAAGTGCTCGGCGCCGATCCCGAGGCGGTCTCGGCGATCCGGCAGGCCCTCGACCCTCAGGCTTTGACACTCGGTTTTGCTAGGAGGTTCACGGCCTACAAACGTCCCACGTTGCTCCTTCATGATGCCGAACGGTTGGCCCGGTTGCTGAATCATCCGGAACGACCGGTTCAGCTCGTGGTGGCGGGAAAAGCTCATCCGCAGGATGAGGAAGGTAAGCGGCTCGTTCAACAACTCGTGCGGTTCGTGCGTTGGCCGCTGGTTCGTCAGCGGGTCATTTTTCTCACGGATTATGACATGGTCTTGGCGCAACATCTGGTGCAGGGCGTGGACGTGTGGATCAACACGCCGAGGCGTCCCTGGGAGGCTTGCGGAACGAGCGGGATGAAAGTGCTGGTCAACGGTGGGCTCAACCTCTCCGAGCTCGACGGTTGGTGGGCCGAGGCCTACTCGCCTGAAGTGGGTTGGGCGCTGGGCGACGGTCGGGAGCACGACGATCCCGCGTGGGATGCGGTAGAGGCGGGACAGCTCTATGATCTGCTGGAACGAGAAATCGTACCGGCGTTCTACGCCCGCGATGCGCGAGGCATCCCCGCCGGGTGGGTCGCCCGGATCACGGAAAGTATGGCTCGGCTTACCACCCTGTTCAGCAGCAATCGCATGTTGCGCGAGTATGTGGAAACGCTCTATTTGCCTGCGAGCCGCGATTATCGCAAGCGGATTGCGAAAGGCGGGAGCCTGGTGAAGCATCTTCTGGCATGGAAAGCTGCACTGGAACAACAGTGGCCGAACATCCGGTTCGGAGAAGTGCGGGTCACACGCGACAAAAGAGAATGGCGCTTTTCAGCACCGGTTCATCTGGGAGGCCTCGACCCTGCCGATGTCCGAGTCGAACTCTATGCCGATCCGGGAGGGGGAGAAGATCGCGTGTGCCTGCCGCTGGTCAGAGAAGAAACAACATCGACCGCTCCGGGCTGGCATCTGTTTCGTGGAAGCGCACAGTCGGCGCGGCCTGCCGACCATTTCACCCTCCGTGTCGTGCCTGCCCATCCCGAGGCGGCAGTCCCGCTCGAAAACCACCACATCCTGTGGGCCAGGTAG